The following coding sequences are from one Granulicella arctica window:
- a CDS encoding efflux RND transporter permease subunit gives MSGFAIRNPYLILVLCFLVMILGAVSTADMPVDMFPPVDLPVVAVATFYSGMPPQQIETNITYHLERMFTLASGIDHMESRSLPGASLIKVYFRAGTNPDGAASSIATLAMSDMRDMPPGTYPPIVLKQDASSLPVALVTLTGPGLDESKLKDIGQNYVRNQLAGVPGASVPQPFGGRWRQIMLYADPFKLEANQLSPMDVVRAVNESNVVLPAGDVQIGRTDYNIYTNSMLKGPEDIAQVPLKMEGQSPVRVGDVATTKDAFSLQYNIVRVDGTRAVYVPVFKQGGDSNTIAIVNGVKTTLKKLYDVPPSLKTDVVFDQSRFVKVAIETLVHEGGVGLFLTCLMILIFLGSVRATLAVFFSIPLSVLTTFLVLHLAGSSINSMVLGGLALALSRLIDNSVVVLENIFRHLEGGESPAVASEKGGKEVALPVLAGTLTTVVVFFPVTLLYGVSKFLFSALALAVVISLFASYFVALTVVPLFCARFIKSPHGEAAPALGGGEVAAPAKRPSLGDRFNTRFNAGFEALLNRYNGMVEKVLLWPRATLAICGIGFVLSLALFPLLGLSFFPRTDPAQFVINFKAPSGTKLTATNEEAAKLEGLIRSVVSKHDMGMIVTNLGLDPGFSALYSQNSAMHTGFIQVALQPDHTTGSFTYIDEVKKKMSSDMPELQGFFSTGSLIDAVLNMGSPVPVDVRITGADINADYAIAQNVAAKIRGVHGVADVYIPQDIDYPSLQLTVDRTRASELGMTEKEVVSNVITALTSNTMIAPSIWIDPKSGNNYFLTVMYKEGQVQSIDDLKAIPLHGKGISQPTRLDMVATIKQFDAPTELDHTQIRRYVDVYVRPQEEDLGRISTSIHHILDTTQMPHGIDATLEGSVESMNNSFHSFAIGLILSVILLYLILVAQFRSFMDPFIILLALPPGITGVLVALLLWGTTLNVMSLMGVVMLAGIALSNSILIVEFAHHLIKEGMNAHEAIVASCRVRLRPILMTSLATVIGLLPMALKLGEGSESYAPLAQAIIGGLTLSVLLTIFLVPAGFLLVYENRTSGNESHA, from the coding sequence ATGTCGGGATTTGCAATACGTAACCCCTATCTGATTCTCGTTCTTTGCTTCCTGGTTATGATTCTCGGGGCTGTCAGCACGGCGGATATGCCGGTCGATATGTTTCCGCCAGTCGATCTTCCCGTTGTTGCCGTCGCGACCTTCTACTCTGGCATGCCGCCACAGCAGATTGAAACAAATATCACATACCACCTCGAGCGCATGTTTACGCTGGCGAGTGGCATCGATCATATGGAATCACGATCGCTGCCCGGCGCGAGCCTGATCAAAGTCTACTTTCGAGCGGGCACTAACCCAGACGGTGCAGCCTCCTCCATCGCCACACTGGCGATGAGTGATATGCGGGATATGCCACCGGGAACGTATCCGCCGATTGTACTCAAGCAGGACGCGTCGAGTCTGCCGGTTGCCCTGGTCACTCTGACCGGTCCCGGCCTGGATGAGAGCAAGCTCAAGGATATCGGCCAGAACTACGTTCGCAATCAACTAGCAGGTGTGCCGGGAGCCTCGGTTCCTCAGCCCTTTGGTGGCCGCTGGCGGCAGATCATGCTGTACGCGGATCCGTTCAAACTCGAGGCCAATCAGCTTAGCCCGATGGATGTCGTTCGCGCGGTCAACGAATCGAACGTCGTCCTGCCAGCCGGTGATGTGCAGATCGGTCGGACGGACTACAACATCTACACGAACTCCATGCTGAAGGGACCCGAGGATATCGCGCAGGTTCCGTTGAAGATGGAAGGCCAATCGCCTGTTCGTGTCGGCGACGTGGCAACCACGAAGGACGCCTTCTCGCTGCAGTACAACATCGTTCGAGTGGACGGTACGCGGGCTGTTTATGTTCCTGTGTTCAAACAAGGCGGTGATTCGAACACCATCGCCATCGTCAATGGCGTCAAGACCACGCTGAAGAAGTTGTATGACGTGCCTCCATCGCTGAAGACAGACGTCGTCTTCGATCAATCGCGTTTTGTGAAAGTAGCGATCGAAACCCTGGTTCATGAGGGTGGGGTCGGGCTCTTCCTGACCTGCCTGATGATCCTGATCTTTCTCGGCAGTGTGCGAGCTACGTTGGCGGTCTTCTTCTCGATCCCGTTGTCAGTGCTCACGACGTTCCTGGTGTTACACCTTGCGGGAAGCTCGATCAACAGCATGGTGCTGGGAGGTCTCGCACTTGCTCTCTCGCGATTGATCGATAATTCAGTCGTCGTGCTCGAAAACATCTTTCGGCATCTTGAAGGGGGTGAATCCCCAGCCGTAGCATCAGAGAAGGGCGGTAAAGAAGTCGCTCTGCCAGTCCTGGCCGGAACTCTCACAACCGTAGTCGTGTTCTTTCCGGTCACTCTGCTTTACGGTGTTAGTAAATTTCTCTTCTCGGCGCTGGCTCTTGCAGTGGTCATCTCACTTTTCGCCTCCTATTTCGTGGCGCTGACCGTAGTCCCGCTCTTCTGTGCGCGCTTCATCAAGAGTCCTCACGGGGAAGCCGCTCCTGCCCTCGGCGGAGGGGAAGTTGCGGCACCTGCAAAGCGACCCAGCCTTGGCGACCGTTTCAACACGCGCTTCAATGCAGGCTTTGAAGCGCTGCTCAACCGCTATAACGGCATGGTCGAGAAGGTTCTCCTATGGCCACGCGCCACGCTGGCGATCTGCGGCATCGGCTTTGTGCTGAGCCTTGCACTCTTTCCTCTGCTCGGCTTGTCATTCTTTCCGCGAACTGATCCGGCGCAATTCGTCATCAACTTCAAAGCTCCATCCGGTACGAAGCTTACAGCTACTAACGAGGAGGCCGCGAAGCTCGAAGGCCTGATCCGCAGTGTTGTGTCGAAGCATGACATGGGCATGATCGTGACCAACCTCGGACTCGACCCAGGCTTCTCGGCGCTCTACTCGCAGAACTCGGCTATGCACACGGGCTTCATACAGGTGGCCCTGCAGCCGGATCATACGACAGGTAGCTTCACCTACATCGATGAAGTTAAGAAGAAGATGTCGTCCGATATGCCGGAGTTACAGGGCTTCTTCTCCACTGGCAGTCTCATCGACGCGGTATTAAACATGGGGTCCCCGGTGCCGGTCGACGTGCGGATCACGGGTGCGGACATCAACGCGGACTATGCCATAGCCCAGAATGTGGCGGCCAAGATTCGTGGCGTCCACGGTGTTGCTGATGTCTACATCCCGCAGGACATCGACTATCCCTCGCTCCAGTTGACCGTCGACCGAACGCGGGCCAGCGAGTTAGGCATGACAGAGAAGGAAGTCGTGTCGAATGTCATCACTGCACTTACATCGAACACGATGATTGCACCCAGCATCTGGATTGATCCGAAGAGCGGTAACAACTACTTCCTTACGGTGATGTACAAAGAGGGTCAGGTTCAGTCGATCGATGACTTAAAAGCTATTCCGCTCCACGGCAAGGGGATCTCACAGCCTACCCGGCTCGACATGGTCGCAACGATCAAGCAATTTGATGCACCGACTGAACTCGACCATACGCAGATCCGCAGGTACGTCGATGTGTACGTGCGGCCACAGGAAGAAGATCTTGGGCGCATCTCGACTTCGATTCACCACATCCTCGATACAACGCAGATGCCGCATGGCATTGACGCAACGCTCGAAGGTAGCGTGGAATCGATGAACAACTCCTTTCACAGCTTTGCCATCGGACTGATTCTTTCGGTCATCCTGCTATACCTGATTCTTGTTGCACAGTTCCGCTCCTTTATGGACCCATTCATCATCCTGCTCGCCCTTCCTCCAGGCATCACCGGTGTTCTGGTGGCGCTCCTGCTCTGGGGAACAACGCTCAATGTCATGTCGTTGATGGGTGTAGTGATGCTCGCGGGTATTGCGCTCTCAAACAGCATCCTGATCGTCGAATTTGCGCACCATCTCATCAAGGAGGGTATGAACGCCCATGAAGCTATCGTTGCTTCGTGCCGCGTCCGGCTTCGTCCCATCCTCATGACTTCACTTGCAACGGTCATCGGCCTCTTGCCGATGGCGCTCAAACTCGGGGAGGGAAGTGAATCTTACGCGCCGCTCGCGCAGGCAATTATCGGTGGCCTTACGCTTTCCGTCCTGCTCACCATCTTCCTGGTGCCAGCTGGCTTTCTTCTCGTATATGAAAACAGGACGTCAGGAAACGAGAGCCATGCGTAA